GTGCCCCACCGCCCGGCTTCGGGTTGTGGTGGAGGAAGCGGCCCGCGTACTGCTCGCACAGCCCGGCGTACTCCTTCGTGTGCAGGATGAGCGCGTGAAGGCCGAGGTCCACGTCATCCGAAGGGACCATGGGAACCGTGGCGGTCGCCGCCGTGGCCACGAACGCCACCGCCTGGTCCGCGATCCGCTCGGCACGCTCGGGCGACTGCCCGTTGTGAGTGATCACGAAGTGAGTGAGGCTCTGGAACAACTCCTCACCTGCCACCGCGCGACCGGTCTTCTGATCGTTCGCTGTTGCCGTCATGTGCAGTCTCCTGGTGTGAGAGGTGCAGGGCACTTACCTGCCGTCGCGATCACCGAGCACGGCTCGAAGACCATCGCGAGCG
The Streptomyces griseiscabiei DNA segment above includes these coding regions:
- a CDS encoding glycine-rich domain-containing protein; the protein is MTATANDQKTGRAVAGEELFQSLTHFVITHNGQSPERAERIADQAVAFVATAATATVPMVPSDDVDLGLHALILHTKEYAGLCEQYAGRFLHHNPKPGGGARDPEKVAASAHAMKAAGFMVFDDLWTVDGTNLAQCDSDCGRPYGQD